The following proteins are encoded in a genomic region of Streptomyces sp. SLBN-31:
- a CDS encoding ATP-binding protein: protein MSSHTALPILTGPRAPILAHRPKVQLTLPAQEALVGCLRATAADLLTRWRLSDDERDAAVLIVGELGANAATHGRSEMSLCMIHGPEALCIVVSDHGEPSPSRSPSVGGEPDECGRGLDIVHALAACVDLRHDSHGTSVVAWLAIRTASRRAA from the coding sequence ATGTCCTCCCATACTGCACTCCCGATCCTTACCGGACCGAGGGCCCCGATCCTGGCCCACCGCCCGAAGGTCCAGTTGACGCTTCCGGCCCAGGAAGCACTTGTCGGCTGCCTGCGTGCCACCGCCGCCGATCTGCTCACCCGCTGGCGACTCTCGGACGACGAGCGGGACGCGGCCGTCCTGATCGTGGGAGAACTGGGTGCGAACGCGGCCACTCATGGACGCAGCGAGATGTCGCTGTGCATGATCCATGGCCCGGAGGCGCTGTGCATCGTCGTCAGCGATCACGGGGAGCCCTCGCCGTCTCGCTCACCGTCCGTGGGCGGTGAGCCGGACGAGTGCGGCCGTGGTCTCGACATCGTCCATGCCCTTGCCGCCTGCGTCGACCTGCGGCACGACAGTCACGGGACCTCGGTCGTGGCCTGGCTGGCCATCCGCACCGCCTCGCGACGGGCTGCCTGA
- a CDS encoding FGGY-family carbohydrate kinase has protein sequence MARELVLGVDAGHTVTKAVLFDAGGRAVARSSCTLPLKTPRPRWIERDMDDVWRTAHQAIAACLAEAGPEAGRAVAAVGLAGHGDGLYAVDEQGRPVRAAIVAMDTRAEPLLAEWRGTPVWSRVLELSGTVPFAGSPAALLAWLARHEPAVLQRARWLLSCKDWLRLKLTGSVATDPTDASASFTDMRHGGYSPELLDLYGLGALTGMLPHVLDCGAVSGTVTREAAALTGLTVGTPVAMGAHDVDAAALGLGGTTPGELCLIAGSFSINQVISESPVVDPRWQVRHFVRPGQWMIMSTSPASVVNLEWFLQVMGPPAEHRGGIHEAIGREVEACLDGPSEVLFHPFVYGSPHPRPTSGTFLGLRGWHGRGHLLRALMEGVVLNHRWHVDALCSKLPVTGAAARLTGGAARSEVWSQMFADALRRPVVVTDVEESAARGAALLAATAVGLLDDVTDRRAAARVLRRHEPHAGRAAVLDEAYRVYQEALEVLGPVWARLAAPGATE, from the coding sequence GTGGCACGTGAACTGGTGCTCGGCGTCGACGCGGGACACACCGTGACCAAGGCCGTGCTGTTCGACGCCGGCGGCCGAGCGGTGGCGCGGAGCAGCTGCACGCTGCCGCTGAAGACCCCTCGGCCCCGCTGGATCGAGCGGGACATGGACGACGTATGGCGGACGGCGCATCAGGCCATCGCCGCGTGTCTCGCCGAGGCCGGCCCCGAGGCGGGGCGGGCCGTGGCCGCGGTGGGGCTGGCCGGGCACGGCGACGGGCTGTATGCCGTCGACGAACAGGGCCGGCCGGTGCGGGCCGCGATCGTGGCGATGGACACGCGCGCCGAACCGTTGCTGGCGGAGTGGCGGGGCACCCCGGTCTGGTCCCGTGTCCTGGAGCTGTCGGGCACCGTGCCCTTCGCGGGTTCCCCGGCCGCCCTGCTGGCCTGGCTCGCCCGCCATGAGCCCGCGGTGCTCCAGCGGGCCCGTTGGCTGCTGTCCTGCAAGGACTGGCTGCGCCTGAAGCTGACGGGGTCGGTGGCCACCGACCCCACCGACGCCAGCGCCTCCTTCACCGACATGCGGCACGGCGGCTACTCGCCGGAACTCCTCGACCTGTACGGCCTCGGAGCGCTCACCGGCATGCTGCCGCACGTGCTGGACTGCGGCGCGGTGAGCGGAACCGTCACCCGCGAGGCCGCGGCGCTCACCGGCCTCACCGTCGGCACCCCCGTCGCCATGGGAGCCCACGACGTCGATGCCGCGGCGCTCGGGCTCGGCGGCACGACACCGGGTGAACTGTGCCTGATCGCCGGGTCGTTCAGCATCAACCAGGTGATCAGCGAGAGCCCCGTCGTCGATCCGCGCTGGCAGGTCCGTCACTTCGTCCGCCCGGGGCAGTGGATGATCATGTCCACCTCGCCCGCGTCGGTGGTGAACCTGGAGTGGTTCCTGCAGGTCATGGGCCCACCGGCCGAGCACCGGGGTGGTATCCACGAGGCGATCGGCCGGGAGGTCGAGGCGTGCCTGGACGGTCCGTCGGAGGTGTTGTTCCATCCGTTCGTCTACGGCTCCCCGCACCCGCGGCCCACCTCCGGGACGTTCCTCGGTCTGCGCGGCTGGCATGGCCGCGGCCATCTGTTGCGGGCCCTGATGGAAGGCGTCGTTCTCAACCATCGCTGGCACGTCGACGCGCTCTGCTCGAAGCTGCCGGTCACCGGGGCGGCGGCCCGTCTGACCGGCGGCGCCGCGCGCAGCGAGGTGTGGAGCCAGATGTTCGCCGACGCTCTGCGGCGCCCGGTCGTGGTGACCGATGTGGAGGAGAGCGCCGCCAGGGGAGCGGCCCTGCTCGCGGCCACAGCCGTCGGGCTGCTCGATGACGTGACGGACCGTCGCGCCGCTGCCCGCGTGCTCAGGCGCCACGAGCCCCACGCCGGCCGGGCGGCGGTACTCGACGAGGCGTACCGGGTGTACCAGGAGGCGTTGGAGGTGCTCGGACCGGTCTGGGCCCGCCTCGCAGCACCCGGGGCCACGGAGTGA
- a CDS encoding carbohydrate ABC transporter permease — MTTLTAPPKTASPPVRPRTSPRAGAWKRRIPLLPALIFTIIVTQLPFVATLVISTLQWNILKPGERHFVGLSNFKFVFTDERLRTAVLNTVVLTASVVLISVVLGLGLAMLLDRRFLGRGLARTMLIAPFLVMPVAAALLWKHAIYNPDYGLLNGTLNAVWRLFGAANGPTVDWVSSYPMPAVVISLVWQWTPFMMLILLAGLQAQPGDVLEAARMDGASALQTFRHITLPHLRQYIELGVLLGTIYVVQTFDAVYTITQGGPGSQTTNLPYEIYLTMFRKYEYGQAAAAGVVVVLGSIVIATFALRTIASLFREEVSR; from the coding sequence ATGACCACGCTCACCGCCCCACCCAAGACAGCATCGCCACCCGTCCGCCCACGCACATCCCCGCGTGCCGGCGCGTGGAAGCGCCGCATCCCGCTGCTGCCGGCGCTGATCTTCACGATCATCGTGACCCAACTGCCCTTCGTGGCCACGCTGGTGATCTCCACCCTTCAGTGGAACATCCTCAAGCCGGGCGAGAGGCACTTCGTCGGCCTGTCCAACTTCAAGTTCGTCTTCACCGACGAGCGGCTGCGCACCGCGGTCCTCAACACCGTCGTCCTCACCGCGTCGGTGGTGCTCATCAGCGTCGTCCTGGGCCTCGGTCTGGCCATGCTGCTGGACCGGCGGTTCCTCGGCCGGGGCCTGGCGCGGACGATGCTCATCGCTCCGTTCCTGGTCATGCCGGTCGCGGCGGCACTGCTGTGGAAGCACGCGATCTACAACCCCGACTACGGCCTGCTCAACGGCACCCTGAACGCCGTATGGCGACTGTTCGGAGCCGCCAACGGCCCCACGGTCGACTGGGTTTCGTCGTATCCCATGCCCGCCGTCGTCATCTCCCTGGTCTGGCAGTGGACACCGTTCATGATGCTGATCCTGCTGGCGGGTCTGCAGGCCCAACCCGGTGACGTGCTCGAAGCGGCCCGCATGGACGGGGCGTCGGCGCTGCAGACCTTCCGCCACATCACGCTGCCGCACCTGCGCCAGTACATCGAACTGGGCGTCCTGCTCGGCACCATCTACGTCGTGCAGACCTTCGACGCGGTCTACACGATCACCCAGGGCGGCCCCGGTTCCCAGACCACCAACCTGCCCTACGAGATCTACCTGACCATGTTCCGCAAGTACGAGTACGGCCAGGCGGCCGCCGCCGGCGTGGTCGTCGTCCTCGGCTCGATCGTGATCGCGACCTTCGCGCTGCGCACCATCGCGTCGCTGTTCCGCGAGGAGGTGTCCCGATGA
- a CDS encoding carbohydrate ABC transporter permease: MTAHTAVAAPGARFKKILRRKDDHGGAPRLSPLWTFVAWLATLAFFAPVAWMVLTSFHREADAATNPPTPFAPLTLDQYKLLFSRDITPFLLNSAMASIISTILVLALAVPTAYALSIKPVRKWTDVMFFFLSTKFLPAIAALLPVYLIVKDAGMLDNVWTLIVLYTAMNLPIAVWMMRSFLAEVPKEILEAAEVDGANLLTVLWRIVAPVAMPGLAATALICFIFSWNEFMFAVNLTATNASTAPVFLVGFITSEGLFLARLCAAATLVSLPVLIAGFAAQDKLVRGLSLGAVK; this comes from the coding sequence ATGACCGCTCACACGGCAGTCGCCGCCCCCGGGGCGAGGTTCAAGAAGATCCTGCGCCGCAAGGACGACCATGGCGGCGCCCCCCGGCTCTCCCCGCTGTGGACGTTCGTCGCCTGGCTGGCCACGCTGGCGTTCTTCGCACCGGTGGCCTGGATGGTGCTCACCTCCTTCCACCGGGAGGCGGACGCGGCGACCAACCCGCCGACTCCGTTCGCGCCGCTCACCTTGGACCAGTACAAGCTGCTGTTCAGCCGGGACATCACGCCGTTCCTGCTCAACTCGGCCATGGCCAGCATCATCTCCACGATCCTGGTGCTCGCCCTGGCGGTGCCGACGGCCTACGCGCTGTCCATCAAGCCGGTGCGCAAGTGGACGGACGTGATGTTCTTCTTTCTGTCCACCAAGTTCCTGCCGGCCATCGCGGCCCTGCTGCCGGTGTACCTGATCGTCAAGGACGCCGGGATGCTCGACAACGTCTGGACACTGATCGTCCTCTACACCGCCATGAACCTCCCCATCGCGGTGTGGATGATGCGCTCCTTCCTCGCCGAGGTCCCCAAGGAGATCCTGGAGGCCGCCGAAGTCGACGGCGCCAACCTGCTCACCGTGCTGTGGCGGATCGTCGCCCCCGTCGCCATGCCCGGACTCGCCGCCACCGCGCTGATCTGCTTCATCTTCAGCTGGAACGAGTTCATGTTCGCGGTCAACCTCACCGCGACCAACGCCTCCACCGCACCGGTCTTCCTGGTCGGCTTCATCACCAGCGAAGGCCTCTTCCTCGCCCGGCTCTGCGCCGCCGCCACCCTCGTCTCCCTGCCCGTGCTCATCGCCGGTTTCGCCGCCCAGGACAAGCTCGTCCGCGGCCTGTCCCTGGGAGCCGTGAAGTGA
- a CDS encoding NAD(P)-dependent oxidoreductase: MASVREETAVRVLVVGDRFIPAGNYAEALAEVCGPRFGPVRRVDWPGTKAEQHAAQQTMEWHGAGAVAVPREIVGAVGNAEVLAVHFAPVPREVLQAAGRLRAVCVARAGVENVDVAAATARRVAVVPVFGRNATAVAELAIGLMLAEARDIARADASVKAGGWRKDFGGPGREIGAGTVGLIGLGHVGRAFAERMRGFGARLIAYDPYVPDDVLAHHGVARAGDLDTVFRESDVVQLFARLTAETERFIGARSFALMKPTAYFVNTARSRLVDTYALYEALANRRIAGAGLDVHDQEPLPADSPWRSLDNVTITTHYAGDTTTTALRSARLVAEVIAELATTGRCAAAVNARELGWV; the protein is encoded by the coding sequence CGGGAACTACGCCGAGGCCCTGGCGGAGGTGTGCGGCCCCCGCTTCGGCCCGGTCCGCCGCGTCGACTGGCCGGGGACCAAGGCCGAGCAGCACGCGGCGCAGCAGACCATGGAGTGGCACGGGGCCGGGGCAGTGGCGGTGCCCCGCGAGATCGTGGGCGCGGTGGGGAATGCCGAGGTGCTGGCTGTGCACTTCGCGCCGGTGCCCCGGGAGGTGCTCCAGGCTGCCGGTCGGTTGCGCGCCGTCTGCGTGGCCCGTGCGGGCGTGGAGAACGTCGACGTCGCCGCGGCGACCGCCCGCCGCGTGGCCGTCGTCCCGGTGTTCGGGCGCAACGCCACGGCCGTCGCCGAACTCGCCATCGGGCTGATGCTCGCGGAAGCGAGGGACATCGCCCGCGCCGACGCCTCCGTCAAGGCCGGCGGATGGCGGAAGGACTTCGGTGGCCCCGGCCGGGAGATCGGAGCCGGCACCGTCGGCCTGATCGGTCTGGGCCATGTGGGACGAGCGTTCGCCGAGCGGATGCGTGGCTTCGGCGCTCGCCTGATCGCGTACGACCCGTACGTGCCCGACGACGTGCTGGCGCACCACGGTGTCGCGCGGGCAGGTGACCTGGACACCGTCTTCCGCGAATCCGACGTCGTGCAGCTCTTCGCCCGGCTGACCGCGGAGACCGAGCGGTTCATCGGCGCCCGGAGCTTCGCGCTGATGAAGCCGACCGCCTACTTCGTGAACACCGCGCGCAGCCGCCTGGTCGACACCTACGCCCTGTACGAGGCCCTGGCGAACCGCCGTATCGCCGGGGCGGGGCTCGACGTGCACGACCAGGAGCCGCTGCCTGCGGACAGTCCCTGGCGCTCGCTGGACAACGTCACGATCACCACGCACTACGCCGGCGACACGACGACCACAGCGCTGCGTTCGGCGCGGCTCGTCGCCGAGGTGATCGCCGAACTCGCCACGACCGGCCGGTGCGCCGCGGCGGTCAACGCTCGCGAACTGGGGTGGGTGTGA
- a CDS encoding zinc-binding dehydrogenase → MTEQIRRVLVRSLDDITLELVPAPVPGDGELLVRTTVVGVCGSDTHAAAGHHPFIDLPYRPGHEAVGVVAAAGKGAEDFAPGDRVLIEPNLYCGRCAQCRSGRYNICQELKVFGCQTAGAMTDLFTIPADRVHRVPDGMTDIEAALVEPLATPVHAVAKAGDLTGRTVVVLGAGPIGLLVLAAARHAGAAKIAVTDLLPGKRDRALRLGADVVLPADSADLADQACHVLGGPVDVVFDCVAREQSIAQATDLVTKGGAIIVVGVGAAGTTPVRLDLIQDREIRIEGTLMYTGEDYRTAMSLITSGAIDTAEIVTATYPMEEAAKAFAASVDPEQVKVLVTVGGV, encoded by the coding sequence ATGACCGAGCAGATCCGCCGCGTTCTCGTCCGCTCCCTCGACGACATCACCCTCGAGCTGGTGCCCGCCCCCGTCCCCGGGGACGGCGAACTCCTCGTACGCACCACGGTCGTCGGCGTGTGCGGCTCCGACACCCATGCGGCGGCCGGCCACCATCCCTTCATCGACCTGCCCTACCGCCCCGGTCACGAGGCGGTCGGCGTCGTTGCCGCGGCAGGCAAGGGTGCAGAGGACTTCGCGCCCGGCGACCGGGTGCTCATCGAACCCAACCTGTACTGCGGCCGGTGCGCCCAGTGCCGTTCCGGCCGCTACAACATCTGCCAGGAGCTGAAGGTGTTCGGCTGCCAGACGGCCGGCGCCATGACCGACCTCTTCACCATCCCGGCCGACCGCGTCCACCGCGTCCCCGACGGCATGACCGACATCGAGGCCGCTCTCGTCGAGCCCCTGGCCACACCGGTGCACGCCGTCGCCAAGGCCGGTGACCTCACCGGCCGCACGGTCGTCGTCCTCGGCGCCGGCCCTATCGGCCTGCTGGTCCTCGCCGCCGCCCGGCACGCGGGCGCCGCCAAGATCGCCGTCACCGATCTGCTGCCGGGCAAGCGGGATCGCGCCCTGCGCCTCGGCGCCGACGTGGTCCTGCCCGCCGACTCCGCCGATCTCGCCGACCAGGCCTGTCATGTACTCGGTGGACCGGTCGACGTGGTCTTCGACTGCGTGGCGCGCGAGCAGTCCATCGCCCAGGCCACCGACCTGGTCACCAAGGGCGGCGCGATCATCGTCGTCGGAGTCGGAGCCGCAGGGACCACCCCCGTGCGCCTCGACCTGATCCAGGACCGGGAGATCCGCATCGAAGGCACCCTGATGTACACCGGCGAGGACTACCGCACCGCCATGTCCCTGATCACCTCCGGTGCCATCGACACCGCCGAGATCGTCACCGCCACCTACCCCATGGAGGAGGCCGCCAAGGCCTTCGCCGCGTCCGTCGACCCCGAGCAGGTCAAGGTGCTGGTCACCGTGGGAGGTGTGTAG
- a CDS encoding DeoR/GlpR family DNA-binding transcription regulator codes for MTARTRLSQAAVEERRQAVLGYVADHGETRIDDLARHFDVSLMTMHRDLDDLAGRHLLRKERGRAVAFPALTMETATRFRENSALAAKNALCAAVTARIRSGSTVLMDDSTTLFPLVPALARLDQLHVVTNSVGLAQRLGSAPGVRVTLLGGHYRGDFNSCTGPTVTRALSQLRADLALMSATAVLEGRLFHPLSDYVEVKLAMLASAEQALLLADHSKFGKTATYAYGTVADYHTVVTDTGTPDAEIAAIRDLGVPVERVEVASIEPEESTP; via the coding sequence GTGACCGCCAGAACGCGACTGTCACAGGCCGCCGTCGAGGAGCGGCGACAAGCCGTGCTGGGGTACGTCGCCGACCACGGCGAGACCCGCATCGACGACCTGGCCCGGCACTTCGACGTCAGCCTGATGACCATGCACCGGGATCTGGACGACCTCGCCGGGCGCCATCTGCTGCGCAAGGAACGCGGCAGGGCCGTCGCCTTCCCCGCCCTCACCATGGAGACCGCCACCCGCTTCCGTGAGAACAGCGCCCTCGCCGCCAAGAACGCGCTGTGCGCCGCCGTGACTGCCCGGATCAGGTCGGGCAGCACGGTGCTCATGGACGACTCGACCACCCTGTTCCCCCTGGTCCCGGCACTGGCCCGGCTGGACCAGCTGCACGTGGTCACCAATTCCGTCGGCCTCGCGCAGCGCCTCGGGTCCGCGCCCGGCGTGAGGGTCACCCTGCTGGGGGGCCACTACCGCGGCGACTTCAACTCCTGCACCGGTCCCACCGTCACCCGCGCCCTGTCCCAACTCCGCGCCGACCTCGCCCTGATGTCCGCCACCGCCGTCCTGGAGGGGCGGCTGTTCCACCCCCTGAGCGACTACGTCGAGGTGAAGCTGGCCATGCTCGCCTCAGCCGAACAGGCGCTGCTCCTGGCCGACCATTCCAAGTTCGGCAAGACCGCCACGTACGCGTACGGCACCGTCGCCGACTACCACACCGTCGTCACCGACACCGGCACTCCCGACGCGGAGATCGCGGCCATACGCGATCTCGGAGTCCCCGTCGAGAGGGTCGAAGTCGCCTCGATCGAACCCGAAGAGTCCACCCCGTGA
- a CDS encoding sugar ABC transporter substrate-binding protein, translating to MPSTRYALIAGAAATALLATACSGAGAGGSSGGGGKRINVLMVGNPQMEDIAKLTKSTFTKDTGIKVNFTVLPENELRDKVTQDIATQAGQYDVATIGAYEVPIWTKNGWLHELGSYADKDTAFDKADLLKPMVQSLSGADGKLYALPFYGESSMLMYNKDVMKAKGVTVPEHPTWQQIADIAAKVDGAEPGMRGICLRGLAGWGELGAPLTSVVNTFGGTWFTKDWKAQVDSPAFRKATNFYVDLVKKHGEAGAAQSGFTECLNAMSQKKVAMWYDATSAAGSLEDPASSKIAGHVGYAYAPTVQTKSSGWLWAWAWAMPKTTKNADAAAKFMLWASSKKYESLVGDKLGWARVPSGKRASTYAIPQYQKAAGSFGDITLKSIEGADPANPGTQPRPTVGVQYVAIPEFQDLGTKVTQEISAAIAGKTSVDKALNDGQKLAADVAKNYQK from the coding sequence ATGCCATCGACCAGATACGCCCTCATCGCCGGCGCCGCCGCCACCGCCCTGCTAGCCACGGCCTGTTCCGGAGCGGGAGCCGGCGGTTCCTCCGGTGGCGGCGGCAAGCGCATCAACGTCCTGATGGTCGGCAACCCGCAGATGGAGGACATCGCCAAGCTGACCAAGAGCACGTTCACCAAGGACACCGGTATCAAGGTGAACTTCACGGTCCTGCCGGAGAACGAGCTGCGCGACAAGGTCACCCAGGACATCGCCACCCAGGCCGGCCAGTACGACGTCGCCACCATCGGCGCCTATGAGGTACCGATCTGGACCAAGAACGGCTGGCTGCACGAACTGGGCTCCTACGCCGACAAGGACACGGCCTTCGACAAGGCCGACCTGCTCAAGCCCATGGTGCAGTCACTGTCCGGCGCCGACGGCAAGCTGTACGCCCTGCCGTTCTACGGCGAGTCGTCCATGCTCATGTACAACAAGGACGTCATGAAGGCGAAGGGCGTCACGGTGCCCGAGCATCCCACCTGGCAGCAGATCGCCGACATCGCGGCCAAGGTCGACGGCGCCGAGCCCGGCATGCGGGGCATCTGCCTGCGCGGTCTGGCCGGTTGGGGCGAACTCGGCGCGCCGCTGACGTCCGTGGTCAACACCTTCGGCGGCACCTGGTTCACCAAGGACTGGAAGGCGCAGGTCGACAGCCCCGCGTTCAGGAAGGCCACCAACTTCTACGTGGACCTGGTCAAGAAGCACGGTGAGGCCGGTGCGGCGCAGTCCGGCTTCACCGAGTGCCTCAACGCCATGAGCCAGAAGAAGGTCGCCATGTGGTACGACGCGACCAGCGCCGCCGGTTCGCTGGAAGACCCCGCCTCCAGCAAGATCGCCGGTCACGTGGGTTACGCCTATGCTCCGACCGTTCAGACCAAGAGCAGTGGCTGGCTGTGGGCCTGGGCGTGGGCGATGCCCAAGACCACCAAGAACGCGGATGCCGCGGCGAAGTTCATGCTGTGGGCATCCAGCAAGAAGTACGAGAGCCTGGTCGGCGACAAGCTCGGCTGGGCCCGGGTCCCCTCCGGCAAGCGGGCCAGCACGTACGCCATTCCGCAGTACCAGAAGGCCGCCGGGTCGTTCGGTGACATCACGCTGAAGTCGATCGAGGGTGCCGACCCGGCCAACCCGGGCACCCAGCCGCGCCCGACGGTCGGCGTCCAGTACGTGGCCATCCCGGAGTTCCAGGACCTGGGCACGAAGGTCACCCAGGAGATCTCCGCCGCCATCGCCGGCAAGACCAGCGTGGACAAGGCCCTGAACGACGGCCAGAAGCTCGCCGCGGACGTCGCCAAGAACTACCAGAAGTGA
- a CDS encoding HAD family hydrolase, with protein MNHTLFETPSVHRLTEAEMAAPVPPVQAVLLDFSNTIFQMIDLETWLRRVGAATGRLAVLDEPGAVAEISDRLRTAFRLPSVVALQEGRDLSAERHRGAMRGWWEQVAFLRGAEEAAYRELTAPDAWLPYPDTEPVLRALRGRGLRVGIVSDFAWDLRTHLAHYGLDALIDTCVISYEQGREKPDPELFLKACADLGVDPRATLMVGDNPVRDGSAAACGLRTYILPAEHRTGERGLADVLRLAT; from the coding sequence GTGAACCACACGCTGTTCGAAACTCCGAGCGTCCACCGCCTCACCGAGGCCGAGATGGCCGCTCCCGTGCCTCCGGTCCAGGCCGTCCTGCTCGACTTCAGCAACACGATCTTCCAGATGATCGACCTGGAGACGTGGCTGCGCCGGGTCGGTGCCGCCACGGGCCGCCTCGCCGTACTCGACGAGCCCGGCGCGGTGGCCGAGATCTCCGATCGGTTGCGCACCGCCTTCCGGCTGCCCTCCGTCGTCGCCCTGCAGGAAGGCCGCGACCTCTCCGCGGAGCGGCACCGAGGCGCCATGCGGGGATGGTGGGAGCAGGTCGCCTTCTTGCGCGGCGCGGAGGAGGCGGCCTACCGGGAACTCACCGCGCCGGACGCCTGGCTCCCCTATCCCGACACCGAACCGGTCCTGCGCGCCCTGCGCGGACGCGGCCTGCGCGTCGGCATCGTCAGCGACTTCGCCTGGGACCTGCGCACCCACCTCGCCCACTACGGGCTCGACGCCTTGATCGACACCTGCGTCATCTCCTACGAGCAGGGCCGCGAAAAACCCGACCCGGAGCTGTTCCTCAAGGCCTGCGCCGACCTCGGGGTCGACCCCCGCGCCACCCTCATGGTCGGCGACAACCCGGTCCGCGACGGCAGTGCCGCCGCCTGCGGTCTGCGCACCTACATACTCCCGGCGGAACACCGCACCGGCGAGCGCGGCCTGGCGGACGTGCTGAGACTCGCGACCTGA